The Hevea brasiliensis isolate MT/VB/25A 57/8 chromosome 1, ASM3005281v1, whole genome shotgun sequence genome has a window encoding:
- the LOC110666653 gene encoding rust resistance kinase Lr10-like — protein sequence MANNSKEMNVSLICFFWFVIFIVDHGLCVNDCNTSTCGSYGPAVRFPFRIKGRQPLHCGYPQSEFHLSCSEKNDTVLELTTSWKLFIQKIDYKSQVIYANDPEGCLPRRLLNFNLSVSPFYLKGDYADENTLFNCSSKGGYLPIPCLSSSQYQVYAVDSDSTIGYDWLSCTKIHDISPVPYHSLYSEETILGLSWYNPKCKHCEVKGKYCRLKSNDTTSETQCYGMLKPHKGATTKFIETGVILGSILLVVAAILLYRRYRFNKMERQYQSKIEKFLDDYKSFKPTRYSYDDIKRMTNQFKDELGQGAYGTVFRGKLSDEILVAVKVLNSSKGNGEEFINEVGTIGKIHHVNVVRLIGFCADGFRRALVYEYLPNDSLQKFISSADTKNRFLGWKRLEDIALGIAKGIEYLHQGCDQRILHFDIKPHNILLDHDFNPKISDFGLAKFCAKDQSAVSMTTARGTIGYIAPEVFSRNFGNVSYKSDVYSFGMLVLEMVGGRKIVDVAEENDQQIYFPEWIYNLLEEGEDLRFEIEEEGDTKIAKKLATVGLWCIQWNPADRPSMKVAVHMLEGEGENIPIPPNPFSSSVPTKTKARTPGKRLLQELEVISEAE from the exons ATGgctaataattcaaaagaaatgaaTGTATCTTTGATTTGCTTCTTCTGGTTCGTTATATTCATTGTAGATCATGGATTATGTGTTAATGACTGCAATACATCAACATGTGGGAGCTACGGCCCAGCCGTTCGATTTCCCTTCCGAATCAAAGGCAGGCAACCACTCCACTGTGGATATCCTCAATCTGAGTTTCATCTTTCTTGCTCAGAGAAGAACGATACTGTTCTGGAGCTTACGACTTCATGGAAACTCTTCATCCAAAAAATTGACTATAAATCTCAAGTTATTTATGCTAACGATCCAGAAGGTTGCCTTCCAAGAAGGCTTTTGAACTTCAATCTCTCTGTTTCTCCCTTCTATCTTAAGGGGGATTATGCCGACGAaaacaccttattcaattgctctTCAAAAGGAGGTTATCTCCCAATCCCCTGCCTTAGTAGTTCACAATATCAAGTCTATGCCGTTGACTCAGATAGTACTATTGGTTACGATTGGTTGTCTTGCACTAAGATACATGATATTTCACCAGTGCCATATCATTCTCTCTATTCCGAGGAAACAATTCTTGGTTTGAGTTGGTACAATCCCAAGTGTAAACATTGTGAAGTAAAAGGCAAGTACTGCAGATTGAAGAGCAACGACACTACATCTGAAACTCAGTGCTACGGCATGCTCAAGCCACATAAAG gggCAACAACCAAATTTATAGAAACAG GTGTAATTTTAGGTTCAATCCTTCTTGTAGTAGCAGCCATCCTACTCTATCGCAGATATAGGTTCAACAAAATGGAAAGACAATATCAGTctaagattgaaaaatttttggatGACTATAAATCTTTCAAGCCTACTAGATATtcctatgatgatattaagaggatGACTAACCAATTCAAAGACGAATTGGGCCAAGGAGCTTATGGAACTGTGTTCAGAGGAAAGCTATCTGACGAAATTTTGGTAGCTGTTAAAGTCCTCAACAGCTCCAAAGGAAATGGTGAGGAGTTCATAAATGAAGTTGGAACAATAGGTAAAATCCACCATGTCAATGTGGTTCGTTTGATTGGATTCTGCGCTGACGGGTTTAGAAGAGCTCTAGTTTATGAGTACTTGCCAAATGATTCTCTACAGAAGTTCATCTCTTCAGCAGACACCAAGAACCGTTTCCTTGGCTGGAAAAGGCTGGAAGATATTGCTCTCGGCATCGCTAAAGGAATTGAATATCTTCATCAGGGGTGTGATCAGAGAATCCTCCACTTTGATATCAAACCGCATAACATCCTGCTTGATCACGACTTCAATCCCAAAATCTCAGATTTTGGATTGGCTAAGTTTTGTGCTAAGGATCAGAGTGCAGTGTCCATGACAACGGCTAGAGGGACCATTGGCTATATCGCACCTGAAGTGTTCTCAAGGAACTTTGGGAATGTTTCCTACAAGTCGGATGTTTATAGCTTTGGGATGTTAGTGCTAGAAATGGTTGGAGGAAGGAAAATTGTTGATGTAGCGGAAGAAAATGATCAGCAAATATACTTCCCAGAATGGATTTATAATCTTTTAGAAGAAGGAGAAGACCTTAGGTTTGAAATTGAGGAAGAGGGAGATACTAAAATTGCGAAGAAACTGGCAACTGTGGGGCTCTGGTGCATTCAGTGGAACCCAGCGGATCGCCCCTCAATGAAAGTTGCTGTTCATATGTTGGAAGGGGAAGGAGAGAATATACCAATACCTCCCAATCCTTTTAGCTCTTCAGTTCCAACAAAAACAAAGGCAAGAACACCAGGGAAACGACTTCTCCAAGAGTTGGAGGTCATCTCAGAGGCAGAGTAA